A region from the Syntrophorhabdaceae bacterium genome encodes:
- a CDS encoding YihY/virulence factor BrkB family protein has translation MDAMMRRYAMRLRPFTRMRRGLGLLWQALVKFYGDNGFFLSSGITFNILITLIPFIILLLAVVGTYLYNDQDVLDHVRAYLRNVAPTMDPRIMSNLMDVIQRRQAIGILGFGGLIWFSTWVFTSIRIALNIVFRAGKPRNIIRALGVDLLMVGAVGTLFLLNMVLSSVFTVLQGYQGRILAVAGPAIQWTLKYLLPFLLTYAVFCLVYKVIPNKTVYFRSTLKVGLFTSVLWELAKHVFAWYVANLAQYSLFYGSLTAVAVFVLWIYYSATIFLVGGELLYLLEQDRRQAESGKGPP, from the coding sequence GTGGATGCAATGATGCGAAGGTATGCGATGAGGCTCAGGCCTTTCACAAGGATGCGCAGGGGCCTGGGTCTGCTCTGGCAGGCCCTGGTAAAATTCTATGGGGACAACGGTTTTTTCCTGTCTTCGGGGATCACCTTCAATATCCTCATCACCCTGATCCCGTTTATTATTCTTCTGCTGGCAGTTGTTGGAACCTATCTCTACAATGACCAGGACGTGCTCGACCATGTGCGTGCCTATTTGAGGAATGTGGCGCCGACAATGGATCCCAGGATCATGAGCAACCTCATGGATGTCATCCAAAGACGTCAGGCCATAGGGATTCTCGGGTTTGGGGGATTGATCTGGTTTTCAACGTGGGTCTTCACGTCCATTCGGATAGCTCTCAACATCGTGTTTCGGGCAGGAAAACCTCGAAATATCATACGGGCGCTGGGTGTTGATCTTTTGATGGTCGGCGCCGTGGGAACCCTGTTCCTTCTGAACATGGTCCTGAGTTCTGTTTTCACCGTTCTCCAGGGTTATCAAGGGAGGATCCTCGCGGTCGCGGGGCCCGCGATCCAATGGACGCTGAAATACCTGCTCCCCTTCTTGCTGACCTATGCTGTGTTCTGTCTGGTTTACAAGGTTATTCCGAACAAAACGGTATACTTTAGATCCACCCTTAAGGTTGGTCTGTTTACCAGCGTACTCTGGGAGCTGGCGAAGCATGTTTTCGCCTGGTATGTTGCCAATTTGGCCCAGTATTCCCTTTTCTATGGTTCGCTCACCGCCGTCGCCGTTTTCGTTCTGTGGATCTACTATTCTGCGACCATCTTTCTTGTCGGAGGGGAGTTGCTCTATCTTCTGGAACAAGATCGAAGACAGGCGGAATCGGGGAAGGGACCGCCCTGA